The Arachis hypogaea cultivar Tifrunner chromosome 14, arahy.Tifrunner.gnm2.J5K5, whole genome shotgun sequence genome has a segment encoding these proteins:
- the LOC114925150 gene encoding uncharacterized protein, whose protein sequence is MNSPGNGLIISRMLSRLLMKTYLAMTKTEDFDDMDKRLKDIEDETAALKEMQAKVKKEMGSVQDLGTASASQVNREEIDSRSVFVGNVSSLIPSLLEKFLCCLAVFSSPLMIWTKYINVLTSFEDIK, encoded by the exons ATGAACTCACCAGGGAATGGCTTGATAATCTCAAGGATGCTTTCTAGACTGCTGATGAAAACCTACTTAGCCATGACCAAGACTGAA GATTTTGATGACATGGATAAGCGCTTGAAGGATATAGAAGATGAAACTGCTGCTCTTAAAGAGATGCAAGCCAAGGTCAAGAAGGAGATGGGATCTGTTCAGG ATCTTGGAACTGCATCTGCTAGTCAGGTCAACAGAGAGGAGATAGATTCTCGTTCAGTCTTTGTAGGCAATGTGAGCTCTCTCATTCCCTCTTTACTTGAGAAATTTTTATGTTGTTTGGCTGTCTTTTCCTCACCACTCATGATATGGACTAAATATATTAATGTCTTAACTTCTTTTGAAGATATCAAGTAA